In Halarcobacter mediterraneus, the genomic stretch TATTTTTATATTTAAAGCTTTTTGCTTACTTCTCTTTGCTCTTTTAAATAAAGTATTGGAAAAGGTAGAAGCTGAATATCTTGTATCTAAATCAATCTGTACTTTATTTCCATTATAATCATAAGTTTCTAACACTTCTTGATAAGGTTTAATAAGATGCAAGTTATTAAGAATAAGGTTTGCCTTTTCATAAAGTTCATTGGATTCTTTTTCTAAATTTTCTTTTTTAGGAAGAGTAGTTAAAGTTTTTTCTAATTTTTTAAGCTTTTTATTTACTTGGGTGATTTTTTGTTTCTTATGATTTTCTAAATTAGTATATTCTATTTCTTCATATATTTTATATAAATAGTTTTCTATATCTTCAACTTTTTCTAGTTTTGGAGTAAAGTTTTGTTTAGGTATTTCATCTAATTTAATACCTACTTTAACAACTCTGCTTGAAGAAAATTCATCAATGTGTCTTAAAGCTTCTAAAATAACTCTATTTTCATCTAAAATTATAATATTAGTATGCTTACCTGTAAATTCTAATTGTAAAATGGTAGTAAGCTTTTTGTAGGAAGAAGAAGAGTTTACTCTTATATTTATTACTTTATCTTCATTATATATCTCTATATTTTCAATTTTTGAATTAATAAACCTTTTCTGTAATACAACATCAAAAGGAGCATTAAAATCTTTTTTTGTATTGGCAGGACTATTCTTCTTATAAATAAAGCTTCTACCTTTTGTTAAATCAAAATATATAGTATTTTTATCATTAAACTCTATTATAATTGTATTATTGTCAATCCTCTTAATTCTCTTAATAATTTGGACTTTTTCTTTTAAATAGTTTACAATTTCTTTTAATAAAAAATATTTCACGATTAATCACTTTTTCTTATATTTGTGTAAGTATTGTTTTTATGTATATTAGATATAATGATACCACAATATTTATTAGGAGATGAAATATGACTAAATTATTAAAGTTAACAATGGCAGTAGCACTACTTTTAGGTGCAGTTTCAACAACAGCTTCAGCTGATGCAAGAAAAGGTCAAAAAATTTTTATTAAAAAATTTAAGGCTAAGTGTGGTTTTAATGGAGCAAAATTTGCTGCAAAACATTCTCAAGCAGAATGGGAAGAGATTAATGAAGCAGGTAATTTCAAAAAAGAAATGATGACAATTTGTCCAGATGTAAAAGAGTCTGATATAAAAGATTCTTGGGTACCTCATTTATATGATTTCTCTTATGATTATGCAAATGATTCAGGGAATGTTCCATCTTGCTAATCTAATGCTAGAGTTTAGGGTAAATCCCTTTACTCTTAAACTCTTTAACTACAAAACACTAATTTTTTGGCTAACACTTATTGAAACAAAGGAAAAAAATGAAAAAAAGCATGATTGCTCTATCTGTAGTAGCTGCTTTTGCAACTTCAAGTTTTGCTAATGCAATCTCAAATGAAGAGATGTTAAAGCAAATAAATGCATTAAAGGCTCAAATTACAGCTTTAGAGAATAAACTAACTCAAACACAAAACACATCAAAAGAAAATAAAGTATCACTAGAAAATATGATGAAAAGTGAGACAATAAAAGTTGACGATACTAGATTCAAAAAACTAGAAAAAAAAGTTGCAAGAAATCAAAAAACTATAAAAGATGTTAAGATTCACGACTCAAATGATAATATTAAGTGGGATATTGATTTTAGAACACAAATTGATAATCTACAATATAAATTCACAGATGGAACAAAGAAAAAAAACAACTCTTTAATGACAAATAGATTATGGCTAGGAATGGGATACTCACCAAATGAAAATACTATTTTCAAAGGTAAACTATCATATCTAAAAGCCTATGGAGACTCTGCAAATCATTCGCAAGCAAATGTACAACCAGGTTATGCAAACTTTGATTGGGTTACAAATGAAAATGCTACAGATAACTCTTTAAAAGTAAAAGAAGCATATTGGTTATATATGAATGATACTTTTCTTGATACTAAAGTTCCTTGGACTTTCTCTGTAGGAAGAAGACCTTCAACAGATGGATTAGGGATAAACTTAAGAGAAAATATGACTCCAAACTCACCTCTATCTCATACAGTAAATGTAGAGTTTGATGGTTTCAGTTCAAAATTTACACTAGACAAAGTTACAGACATTCCAGGAATGTGGTTAAAATTCTGTGCAGGAAGAGGATTAACAAATGCTACACCTAGATTCAGTGCAGATGGGGCTGATTATGTAAAAGATGATAATGAAACTTCTGATATGGATATGTTTGGATTTATTTTTGTTCCGTATGATGATGGACAATACTCAATTCATACAAACTATGCAAGAGCTTGGAATATGATTGGATTTACACAAGCAGATATGTTTGATGGAGACAATACTAATAATAACTTTAAAGATTTTGGAGATATGGATTTAGCTACTGTTATGTTTAAAGCTTATGGAATAGGAGATGGAATTTCAGACTATTTAGATGATACAAC encodes the following:
- a CDS encoding NFACT RNA binding domain-containing protein — its product is MKYFLLKEIVNYLKEKVQIIKRIKRIDNNTIIIEFNDKNTIYFDLTKGRSFIYKKNSPANTKKDFNAPFDVVLQKRFINSKIENIEIYNEDKVINIRVNSSSSYKKLTTILQLEFTGKHTNIIILDENRVILEALRHIDEFSSSRVVKVGIKLDEIPKQNFTPKLEKVEDIENYLYKIYEEIEYTNLENHKKQKITQVNKKLKKLEKTLTTLPKKENLEKESNELYEKANLILNNLHLIKPYQEVLETYDYNGNKVQIDLDTRYSASTFSNTLFKRAKRSKQKALNIKIEKSNLEEKVDFLKRLINNIKKCKTIDEIEFFLPKKQKNQIKTKKSQNYESFFYNGYKILLGTNERENIYLLENSKANDFWFHLKDAPSSHVIVQNSKKSLPEDVIEKAAKICAQFSTDFQGNYFVDYTQRRNVKIQHGANVLYNPYKTISIKI
- a CDS encoding cytochrome C, with the protein product MTKLLKLTMAVALLLGAVSTTASADARKGQKIFIKKFKAKCGFNGAKFAAKHSQAEWEEINEAGNFKKEMMTICPDVKESDIKDSWVPHLYDFSYDYANDSGNVPSC
- a CDS encoding DUF3373 family protein, translating into MKKSMIALSVVAAFATSSFANAISNEEMLKQINALKAQITALENKLTQTQNTSKENKVSLENMMKSETIKVDDTRFKKLEKKVARNQKTIKDVKIHDSNDNIKWDIDFRTQIDNLQYKFTDGTKKKNNSLMTNRLWLGMGYSPNENTIFKGKLSYLKAYGDSANHSQANVQPGYANFDWVTNENATDNSLKVKEAYWLYMNDTFLDTKVPWTFSVGRRPSTDGLGINLRENMTPNSPLSHTVNVEFDGFSSKFTLDKVTDIPGMWLKFCAGRGLTNATPRFSADGADYVKDDNETSDMDMFGFIFVPYDDGQYSIHTNYARAWNMIGFTQADMFDGDNTNNNFKDFGDMDLATVMFKAYGIGDGISDYLDDTTFFASYAMSRTHPKENMSMLGSTDSQTGHSFWLGVNAPCPISPDTSRIGIEWNKGSKYWRSMTYGEDTMAGSKIAARGTAWEIYRHQKINDALSFELSFTRIDYDYYGSNGFFGFDGNPDLNMPYVKTAEDLKASIRYKF